The following coding sequences lie in one Aricia agestis chromosome 10, ilAriAges1.1, whole genome shotgun sequence genomic window:
- the LOC121731220 gene encoding uncharacterized protein LOC121731220, translating to MDLWVPKPGFWCPAVGCVTSGCLRRKGTGAEPPLIGQAGISGLAGTNSVGESRTPGSPSGVWPTYTGGADTACGEMAAAAARSGEEGAMTRDGPGPRKKRSLHAQEAQKEAISQAERAAIDRLPAATKLKTIGEQGLELIKMVRAKSGNLKGTFTKALREANAEDPVQHDDSVITVANLRVIFEELSRSIMERTSNMINARIEGMQDRLLPAKRLRPPLAADGKSKEKDTHPTKDWPAIPQAGPSRTVASTPAATSAPASEKKAKKKKRAGKEKPADQQPAPPAAAVPGPSEGWNTVVRRKGKKKALPNVTNTNPTYSDATRARPKETEKISQKPKPKKRTRRRRPTAPATAAVVITLQHDAVERGATYSDVIMKARQEINLAELGLTEGVRVRRAATGAQIMELPPSATSETADRLADKMRLVLAGVARVARPVKCTDIRVSGLDDSVTREAVLAAVGTKTGCSLEHIKGGDVRQGPGGTGTMWVRCPVAAANTLMAAGRLLVGWSSARVQAMEPKAMKCFRCLEIGHTGRQCTSEVDRSGLCFRCGQDGHKSSSCTAKPHCAIYCSDTGPPLVVRERGRRFVAADRGEYTIFGVYFSPNKTLGEFEAFLDELLAAVLRAAPRPALVAGDFNAKNQAWGSPVTNARGDAVLEWSVQAGLSLLNRGAAPTCVRPQGSSIVDLSFASPAVGRLVQNWRVEEEVETLSDHLYIRFCVSSPNHTRMVPRSLESASEFPRWSLTKLDPEALSEAIEVEAWTPRPTLPANVNAEALWFREDMTRICDAAMPRVRGPPARKQVYWWTDTIAELRHQCIRARRPYQRQRRRRTRNESLERRLRSEYSAAKSALHLAIKQAKEAAREEMLAELDRDPWGRPYRIVRNKIGRGPPALETLPPEQLPTILSALFPTVTGADSPTNNETAPLGEIPPVSEGELDAAILRLRGKKTAPGPDGIPGRVWVKALGPLKERLRELFSACLTQSEFPQPWKEGKLVLLRKDGRPADSPSAYRPIVLLDEAGKLLERVIASRIIKHLEQEGPNLSAAQFGFRAQRSTIDAIMEVKEFCEERTANGAVVLAVSFDIANAFNTLPFESAVPSAG from the exons ATGGACCTGTGGGTCCCCAAACCAGGGTTCTGGTGCCCGGCTGTGGGTTGCGTGACGAGTGGGTGTCTACGTCGCAAGGGCACTGGGGCAGAACCACCCCTAATTGGTCAGGCCGGAATCAGCGGGTTGGCGGGTACCAACTCTGTTGGAGAATCCCGCACTCCTGGTTCACCATCAGGAGTCTGGCCCACGTATACGGGGGGTGCCGACACTGCATGTGGGGAGATGGCCGCTGCTGCGGCGAGGAGTGGGGAGGAAGGCGCGATGACGCGCGATGGTCCGGGGCCG CGGAAAAAGAGGTCGCTGCATGCGCAGGAGGCGCAAAAGGAGGCTATTTCCCAGGCGGAACGAGCGGCGATTGACAGACTCCCGGCGGCCACCAAGCTCAAGACCATTGGCGAGCAGGGCCTTGAGCTGATCAAGATGGTCCGCGCCAAAAGCGGCAATCTAAAGGGGACATTTACAAAGGCCTTGAGGGAAG CAAATGCGGAGGACCCGGTACAACATGACGACTCCGTAATAACGGTCGCCAATCTGCGGGTCATTTTCGAGGAACTCTCTCGCTCGATAATGGAGCGAACCTCGAACATGATCAATGCACGCATTGAGGGCATGCAGGACCGGCTGCTTCCAGCCAAGAGGCTACGTCCTCCACTGGCAGCAGACGGCAAAAGCAAGGAAAAGGATACTCACCCGACAAAGGACTGGCCCGCCATCCCTCAGGCAGGGCCTTCTAGGACGGTGGCTTCTACTCCGGCGGCGACATCTGCACCAGCATCTGAAAAGAAAGCTAAGAAGAAGAAAAGAGCAGGAAAGGAGAAACCGGCAGATCAACAGCCGGCTCCTCCAGCGGCTGCAGTTCCTGGCCCCTCTGAGGGATGGAACACTGTGGTACGAAGGAAGGGGAAGAAGAAAGCGCTACCGAATGTGACAAACACGAACCCCACATACTCGGATGCGACAAGGGCACGGCCAAAAGAGACTGAAAAAATCTCCCAAAAGCCAAAACCAAAAAAGCGGACGAGACGACGGAGGCCCACAGCTCCCGCTACGGCTGCAGTTGTTATTACACTGCAGCATGATGCGGTCGAGCGGGGTGCCACCTATAGTGACGTCATCATGAAGGCCCGGCAAGAGATTAACTTGGCGGAGCTAGGATTGACGGAGGGCGTTCGTGTTAGGCGGGCGGCTACGGGGGCTCAAATTATGGAACTCCCACCCAGTGCGACCAGCGAAACGGCGGATCGTCTCGCCGATAAGATGAGGCTCGTTCTTGCTGGCGTTGCCCGGGTGGCCAGGCCTGTCAAGTGCACGGATATCCGCGTATCCGGCCTTGACGACTCGGTCACTCGTGAGGCTGTTTTGGCAGCGGTTGGAACGAAGACGGGTTGCTCCCTGGAACATATCAAGGGGGGCGACGTCCGACAGGGTCCTGGAGGAACGGGTACTATGTGGGTTAGGTGCCCCGTGGCTGCCGCCAACACCTTGATGGCTGCGGGTCGCTTACTCGTAGGTTGGAGCTCAGCACGAGTGCAGGCTATGGAACCGAAGGCCATGAAGTGCTTCCGCTGCCTGGAAATCGGTCACACCGGGCGGCAATGCACCTCGGAAGTGGACAGGAGTGGCTTATGCTTCCGATGTGGACAGGACGGGCACAAATCGTCGTCCTGCACGGCTAAACCCCACTGCGCA ATATACTGCAGTGACACCGGCCCCCCGCTCGTGGTGCGGGAGAGAGGCCGAAGATTCGTGGCGGCGGATCGGGGGGAGTATACGATCTTCGGAGTATACTTCTCTCCGAACAAAACGCTGGGCGAATTTGAGGCATTTCTGGATGAGTTGCTGGCGGCAGTCTTAAGAGCGGCCCCGAGACCTGCTCTGGTCGCCGGTGACTTCAATGCCAAGAACCAGGCATGGGGCTCTCCTGTGACCAACGCCCGGGGAGATGCCGTGCTGGAATGGAGCGTTCAGGCCGGCCTGTCGCTTTTAAACCGCGGGGCTGCGCCAACATGCGTTCGACCGCAGGGGAGCTCCATCGTTGATCTTTCCTTCGCTAGCCCCGCGGTCGGACGACTGGTCCAGAACTGGAGGGTGGAGGAGGAAGTCGAGACATTGTCGGACCACTTATATATTCGATTCTGTGTCTCCTCCCCAAACCATACCCGGATGGTTCCAAGATCACTAGAAAGTGCATCAGAATTCCCACGATGGTCACTGACCAAATTGGACCCGGAAGCACTGAGCGAGGCTATTGAGGTGGAGGCCTGGACGCCAAGACCAACGCTTCCTGCTAATGTAAACGCGGAGGCACTCTGGTTCCGAGAGGATATGACCCGGATATGCGATGCTGCCATGCCCCGCGTTCGTGGTCCTCCTGCAAGAAAGCAGGTCTATTGGTGGACGGACACGATTGCGGAGCTCAGGCACCAGTGCATAAGGGCACGCCGACCTTACCAGAGACAAAGGCGTAGAAGGACGCGCAATGAGTCATTGGAGAGGCGACTCAGATCTGAGTACAGTGCAGCCAAGAGTGCCCTCCATCTGGCTATAAAGCAGGCAAAGGAGGCGGCACGAGAGGAAATGCTGGCGGAACTTGATCGGGACCCATGGGGTCGCCCATATAGAATAGTGCGCAATAAGATCGGCCGCGGCCCGCCAGCTTTGGAGACGCTACCTCCCGAGCAACTTCCAACAATCCTGTCCGCGCTTTTCCCGACTGTTACGGGGGCGGATTCACCGACTAACAACGAGACGGCGCCGCTAGGAGAAATCCCGCCTGTCTCAGAGGGTGAGCTGGATGCGGCAATCCTAAGGCTGAGAGGTAAGAAGACAGCGCCCGGCCCGGACGGAATTCCCGGACGGGTTTGGGTGAAGGCTTTGGGACCACTAAAAGAGAGGCTGCGAGAACTGTTCAGCGCGTGCCTCACCCAGTCGGAGTTTCCTCAACCCTGGAAAGAGGGAAAGCTAGTCCTCCTCAGAAAGGACGGTCGCCCGGCGGATTCACCCTCGGCTTATAGGCCGATAGTGTTGCTAGACGAGGCTGGAAAGCTCCTCGAGAGAGTGATCGCGTCTAGGATAATTAAACACCTTGAGCAGGAAGGCCCGAATTTATCCGCAGCACAATTCGGCTTCCGCGCACAACGCTCGACCATAGACGCGATCATGGAGGTCAAGGAGTTCTGCGAGGAACGAACGGCGAACGGCGCAGTTGTATTGGCGGTATCATTTGACATCGCCAATGCTTTTAACACCTTGCCATTTGAG